GATCAATTCTTTTGAGCTTGTGATGGTTGTTTTTTTTTAAATAAAATGTGGCCCTAATCCGGAAAATGATTAGAGCCACATTTTTTTAGAATTTCATAACAATTGATGAGCTAATCCAGGCTTTTGTGGTTGTGCCTGGGATGTAGATTTGATACCAAGTCTTATTGTTTTCGTCTTTTGCTGTTACCACTTGACCTTTGGCATCAGTTACTAGTTTTAGATAGTTGTCTTTGTTAAGTGTCGTTACAATAGTAGAGTCTTTTGTTGTTGCTTTGTCGCGAACATTACAACCGTCTACGTTTGTGACTGCTAGATTTTGAATGTTTAAATAGTCACTTCTAATCCATGCTTGTTCATTGCCATTAAAGCTGACGCGGAACCAGCGACCTTTGAAGTTACCGTTGCTATCTTCATAGTCCCAGATATCTTTGTTATGACCTAAAATAGCAACTTGCTGTCCTAATGTTAGAGTGCCAATTTGTCGAGCTGCTGTTGCATACGGCATTGAGTAGACAGGGGTAAGTACTGTTGCTGTCGCCGTGATCCCTTTGTCAAATGTAAAGAATGTATCGGGCTGCGGCTTGTCTGATGGAATGATGTGATCATAGACTATCGAGATCGGTGCTGGATTCAACGTACTAATAGGTTGAGCTGCATAGTAGTTACTATCATAAGGTTTCATCTCTTCCATTAGTCTCGCAATGTTGCGACCCCAAGTTTGGTCTGTTGCATATTTTGTATTCATCCCTGCAATGCTAACACCGTTGTTATAAATGGCACCAGCTTTTAGATATTTGTTGTAGATTGCATCGGCATAGTATTCAAGTCCAGCTTGTCCAGTTGGAAAATATAAGGCACATGTAAATGGTGCTGAGTCATATGCTTGATAGCCGAAGAAATTGTTTTTATATTGTGAGATTAATGAACTTCCCCATCCAGTTTCCCAAATAGCATGGGCAAACATAAATTGTGCATTGACCCCATACTTCTCTTGAACTTTCAGAAATGCTGGAATCATTTTATATAGATTATTGGTTGTGATGCTAGTTCCTTTTTTCTTTATGAGATAGTCTTGCATTTCTTTCTGCGTAATATTTGAAGTCTTTCTCAAATTCTCTGCTAGATAGTTGTTCCCTGTTAGATCGGGGGTAATCCAGACGGTTTTACCACCAATAGATCCTTGATAATAAGTAGTACCGTTAATGACTTCTGTTTTCTTAGCAGTAAAGGCCGTTGCCCGATAGTTTGCAAGCGAGCTATAAACGACGTTATTTGTTGTGCCATTTGAAATATTATAAGCTTTGCCGAAGCCTGTTAGATACAGTTTGATATTAGTCGCGGTAGAAGAAGTGATATCTGATAAGGTAACTTGTCCTTTTTCTACCCAACCTACTGCTTTCGTCTTTGTACCGTCTGTTCGACTGATTTCGTAGTAGGTTTTGTTATCTACCGTAGCTTGTTTAAATACATAGAAGGTTTCCTTTGTATAGGTCGTACCCGCTTCAACTGTTTTGGTTAAATCGGTTAAATCTTGATAGATTTTGGTTGTGGTACTTTTAAGTGTGCCGACTTTTGTAATGGCAGTTGCTACAGGTTGTTCCGGTGTTTCTGGTTTTGTTGGATCTGTTGATGGATCTGTTGGCTCTTCAGGAGCTGGTGTACTCGGTTTTGTATAGTTTTTGACTTGTGTTGAAGATACCCAAATATTCGTGTTGTTTGTAGTTGTTCCTTGATACCAAATTTCAGTTCCTGCTTTGAGTGCTTTTTTAATAATGAATTTTTTGTCTTTATAGGCAGTTAATGATTTCTCGATAATGTCGTTTTTGCCTCCCCATTGAATGCTGTAGCCTGCTCCTGTTCCATTTAAGGCTTGCTCCGTTTTTGGGATTGAGGCCGTTGCTTGCGTTACTGTTTTGATATCTGAACTTTTGATCCAACCAAATTTAGCGGAGGTGCTAGTTGGATGAGTGCTAAGTTGGAAGTAGATATCTTTGCCAATTGTCGCTTGTTGTGTAATGTAATAGGTTTTGCCGAGTTTCTTTTCGGTTGCTTGTGATGATTTTTTTAGGTTATGAATGTCTGGATAGATATTGGCAATTTGTGTATTGATGCGACCAAGTCTATTGACCGATGTAAGTACTGGTTTGACTACTGTTGTTGGTTTTTTCGTTGTGAGCTGATCCGATTTTAACCACACCGTTTGTCCATTTAATGTGCCACTATACCATGTTTCATTCCCAACTTTTTCAGTTGTTTTTGTATTGAATCGTTTTCCTTTGTCTTTAGATAAAGAAGTGAAAAGGATATTACGCTCTCCACCCCATGGTCTTGTGTATCCTTTACCTGTTCCCATTATATATCTAGGTGTCGTACTATTTTTGGTAATCGTATACGTTTTGGTTGTAAGATCTTTTGCTTTCACCCACCCAACTGCTGGTTGTGTAGAGTTTTTGTAGTTACTCACTTGGTAATAGGTTGTCTTGTTAT
This window of the Rummeliibacillus pycnus genome carries:
- a CDS encoding glucosaminidase domain-containing protein produces the protein MSSYQKTTKRLTTAVISAAMLASSISMALPALKADAKTAVTQPTNKVKQTNTSKLGQLKSEKAIIYKSPTATKGTTAGIQKLKLTYYINKTAVYNKTTYYQVSNYKNSTQPAVGWVKAKDLTTKTYTITKNSTTPRYIMGTGKGYTRPWGGERNILFTSLSKDKGKRFNTKTTEKVGNETWYSGTLNGQTVWLKSDQLTTKKPTTVVKPVLTSVNRLGRINTQIANIYPDIHNLKKSSQATEKKLGKTYYITQQATIGKDIYFQLSTHPTSTSAKFGWIKSSDIKTVTQATASIPKTEQALNGTGAGYSIQWGGKNDIIEKSLTAYKDKKFIIKKALKAGTEIWYQGTTTNNTNIWVSSTQVKNYTKPSTPAPEEPTDPSTDPTKPETPEQPVATAITKVGTLKSTTTKIYQDLTDLTKTVEAGTTYTKETFYVFKQATVDNKTYYEISRTDGTKTKAVGWVEKGQVTLSDITSSTATNIKLYLTGFGKAYNISNGTTNNVVYSSLANYRATAFTAKKTEVINGTTYYQGSIGGKTVWITPDLTGNNYLAENLRKTSNITQKEMQDYLIKKKGTSITTNNLYKMIPAFLKVQEKYGVNAQFMFAHAIWETGWGSSLISQYKNNFFGYQAYDSAPFTCALYFPTGQAGLEYYADAIYNKYLKAGAIYNNGVSIAGMNTKYATDQTWGRNIARLMEEMKPYDSNYYAAQPISTLNPAPISIVYDHIIPSDKPQPDTFFTFDKGITATATVLTPVYSMPYATAARQIGTLTLGQQVAILGHNKDIWDYEDSNGNFKGRWFRVSFNGNEQAWIRSDYLNIQNLAVTNVDGCNVRDKATTKDSTIVTTLNKDNYLKLVTDAKGQVVTAKDENNKTWYQIYIPGTTTKAWISSSIVMKF